The Sphingopyxis sp. BE259 nucleotide sequence GGCGTCCATGGCGAGCCATGGCTGCCTATCGTGTAGCGACGCGTCTTAGATTCGCGACCGCCCATTCGGAATTGCAACACGTAAGACACGGCGCCAGCTTTGGTTCGCTTTGCGCCAAAACCCTTTATGCTATCATCCCAAAGAATGTCATGTTGCCCGCTCGAAATGAGAGCATCGACCGACCGTTTTGTGATCTTTCCGCTTGCCATAAATTGGTCTCCCAATACGGCGTTTCCAGCAATCACCCGGCAATCACCGTGGCGGAAATTGCCGCGTAATTGGGGAAAAGATAGCATAGGGAGTGGCTATAAAAAACTAGCCTTTTCAACCCTATAGCACTCCTATATACGCCTCCAGCGAAAATACCAGACCTCGTGGCCCAGTCGGCGGGCTTTCGCCTCATAGCGCGTTTCGGGCCAGCCACCGGGGCGGTTCTGGAAATCCTGGGCGTCCTCTGCCAGCCATTCGAACTGGTGGCGGTGGCGCCGCATGACCATCAGCGCATGATGCAAATAGATCGGGTGGTCGGTGCCGAAACGAAACTCGCCGCCGGGTTTGAGCTTCGCGGCGATCAGGTCGAGCGGGCCGTCATTCATCATTCGCCGCTTGGCATGGCGCGCCTTTGGCCAGGGGTCGGGGTGGAGCAGATAGGCAAAGCTCAGCGCGCCGTCGGGGATGCGTTGCAGCACTTCCAGCGCGTCGCCATGATGGATGCGGACATTGCCCAGCGGCAGTTTCGCGCCATGATCCCCGGCGATATGGACCAGCGCCTGCGCGACCCCGTTGATAAACGGCTCGGCCCCGATGAAACCATGATCGGGCAGCATGTCGGCGCGCGCCGCCATATGCTCACCGCCACCGAAGCCGATCTCGAAATGAAGCGGGCGGTCATAGCCGAACAGGCGCTCGGCGGTGACGTCGCCGTCGGTCGGCACCGCGATTTGCGGCAGCAGCGTGTCGACGAGATCCTGCTGCCCGGCCCGCAGCGGCTTACCCTTGGAGCGGCCGTAGAGGCGGTTGATCGTCGTCGGATCGCCGGGTTTGTGCGCAGTCATGCCGCGCCCCCTAGCCGCGCAAGGCGGGGGCGGCAAGCGCCCCCGGCACCGGTCAGGCGGCGAGCGCCGCCTTCAGCTTGTCGGTGAGGTCGGTGCGCTCCCATGGGAAGGCGTCGCCGGTCGCAGTACGGCCGAAATGCCCATAGGCCGCGGTCTGCTTGTAGATCGGCTTGTTGAGGCCAAGGTGGGTGCGGATACCCTTGGGCGTCAGGCGCACGAGCTGCGGGATCGCGGCTTCGATACGGCTTTCCTCGACCGTGCCGGTGCCGTGCAGATCGACATAGATCGACAGCGGCTCGGCGACGCCGATCGCGTAGGAAAGCTGGATCGTGCAGCGGCGCGCGAGGCCCGCGGCAACGATATTCTTAGCCAGGTAGCGGGTGACATAGGCGGCGGAACGA carries:
- a CDS encoding tRNA (guanine(46)-N(7))-methyltransferase TrmB produces the protein MTAHKPGDPTTINRLYGRSKGKPLRAGQQDLVDTLLPQIAVPTDGDVTAERLFGYDRPLHFEIGFGGGEHMAARADMLPDHGFIGAEPFINGVAQALVHIAGDHGAKLPLGNVRIHHGDALEVLQRIPDGALSFAYLLHPDPWPKARHAKRRMMNDGPLDLIAAKLKPGGEFRFGTDHPIYLHHALMVMRRHRHQFEWLAEDAQDFQNRPGGWPETRYEAKARRLGHEVWYFRWRRI